One Silurus meridionalis isolate SWU-2019-XX chromosome 10, ASM1480568v1, whole genome shotgun sequence genomic window carries:
- the LOC124392566 gene encoding LOW QUALITY PROTEIN: protocadherin gamma-A2-like (The sequence of the model RefSeq protein was modified relative to this genomic sequence to represent the inferred CDS: inserted 4 bases in 2 codons), which translates to MFSEYNITITATDEGSPSLSTNKTLRLKISDVNDNAPVFQRHSYTAYVMENNSPGVSIFSVTATDRDSANNARISYFLEDLSVNGVSASSYISVNAESGEILAIRSFDFEQTKEFNIRVKAQDGGNXPLSSNVSVKMIIQDQNDNXPQILYPVQTGGSVVAEMVPRSADVGYLVTKVVAVDVDSGQNAWLSYKLHKATDRALFEVGLQNGEIRTVRQVTDKDAVKQKLTVVVEDNGQPSRSATVNVNVVVADTFPEVLSEFTDFTHDKEYNENLTLYLVLALAVVSFLFIVSIIAIVSVKCYRWRRERMFYKSGANLPVIPYYPPLYADVGGTGTLQHLYNYDAYRTLTLEK; encoded by the exons atgttttctgaatACAATATAACGATCACAGCTACAGATGAAGGATCTCCATCtttatctacaaataaaacactgaggcTTAAAATATCGGATGTGAACGACAACGCCCCTGTGTTCCAGCGTCACTCATACACCGCTTATGTGATGGAAAATAATTCACCTGGAGTTTCTATATTTTCAGTAACAGCTACAGACAGAGACTCTGCTAATAATGCGcgcatttcttattttttagaaGATCTTTCTGTAAACGGAGTTTCTGCTTCGTCTTATATTTCTGTTAACGCAGAGAGCGGGGAGATTCTTGCTATTCGATCTTTTGATTTCGAGCAAACAAAAGAGTTCAACATTCGCGTAAAAGCGCAGGACGGAGGAAA CCCGCTCAGTAGCAACGTGAGTGTGAAAATGATTATTCAGGACCAGAATGACAA GCCTCAGATTCTGTATCCAGTACAAACTGGTGGCTCTGTGGTGGCTGAAATGGTGCCTCGTTCAGCAGATGTGGGATATCTGGTCACTAAAGTGGTGGCTGTGGATGTGGACTCTGGACAGAATGCCTGGCTCTCATATAAACTACACAAAGCGACAGACAGGGCGCTGTTTGAAGTGGGCTTACAGAATGGAGAAATCAGAACTGTGCGCCAAGTCACTGATAAAGATGCTGTGAAACAGAAGCTCACTGTTGTAGTGGAGGACAACGGACAGCCTTCTCGTTCAGCTACAGTCAATGTTAACGTGGTGGTGGCGGACACTTTCCCTGAAGTGCTCTCCGAGTTCACTGACTTTACGCACGACAAGGAATATAACGAGAACCTGACTTTATATCTAGTCCTGGCCTTGGCTGTagtttcatttctcttcatcgTGTCCATCATAGCTATAGTGTCAGTGAAATGCTACAGATGGAGACGTGAGCGGATGTTTTATAAATCCGGTGCCAATCTGCCAGTTATTCCTTATTATCCACCTCTTTACGCAGATGTAGGAGGAACAGGAACTTTACAGCATTTGTACAATTATGACGCTTACAGAACACTGACTCTAGAAAAGTGA
- the LOC124392567 gene encoding protocadherin gamma-A11-like codes for MRFLSSLDVRIRGATDGESRWLRILLVGFAFVITVAHGQVRYSIPEEMNKGSVVGNIVQDLGLDVKRLKSGRARIFTEDSREYISLNVDKGTLIVRERIDREELCAQVSPCSLHFQIILDNPVELHRVDVEILDINDHAPAFDRKEISFEIQELIASGSRFSLDSAHDPDVGVNTLQRYTLNPSDHFTLKELSRNDGRKYVEMVLKTSLDRENQEEHNLLLTAFDGGNPQKSGTVKITVTVLDVNDNSPVFSQPIYRVSLYENILKDSLVVTVSATDKDKGSNGEVTYSFSQSNEKETVETFNIDSDTGDIKLKGVLDFERYKQYELNVEAVDEGGQTDTSKVLVDIIDVNDNSPIINLISFSNTIPEDSLPDTLVAMLNIKDIDSGKNGQMKCSVNSDLPFRIKATSSNFYSLVTDRILDREMFSEYNITITATDEGSPSLSTNKTLRLKISDVNDNAPVFQRHSYTAYVMENNSPGVSIFSVTATDRDSANNARISYFLEKYSIKT; via the coding sequence ATGCGGTTTCTGTCGTCGCTCGATGTTCGGATAAGAGGCGCTACAGACGGAGAATCGAGATGGCTGAGAATACTTTTGGTTGGATTCGCCTTTGTCATAACCGTTGCGCACGGGCAGGTCCGTTATTCTATTCCCGAGGAGATGAACAAGGGATCGGTGGTGGGAAATATTGTTCAGGATCTCGGATTGGATGTAAAGAGACTGAAATCTGGCAGAGCTCGGATCTTTACGGAGGACAGTCGTGAGTACATCAGTCTGAATGTGGACAAAGGCACtctgatagtgagagagaggatagatAGAGAGGAGCTGTGCGCTCAAGTTTCTCCATGCTCTCTACATTTTCAGATCATTCTGGATAATCCAGTAGAGCTGCATCGAGTTGATGTTGAAATACTGGATATCAATGATCATGCTCCTGCTTTTGACAGAAAAGAAATCAGTTTTGAAATACAGGAATTAATTGCCTCAGGTTCACGGTTTTCTTTAGACAGTGCGCATGATCCCGATGTTGGAGTAAATACACTGCAGAGATACACCCTTAATCCATCAGATCATTTTACTCTGAAAGAATTATCACGTAACGATGGCCGCAAATATGTTGAGATGGTTTTAAAAACATCTTTAGACAGAGAGAATCAGGAAGAGCATAATTTACTTTTGACAGCATTTGATGGTGGAAATCCTCAGAAATCTGGAACAGTTAAGATAACTGTCACTGTTCTTGATGTGAATGATAATTCTCCTGTGTTCAGTCAGCCAATATACCGAGTGTctttatatgaaaatattttaaaagatagTTTAGTAGTGACAGTCAGTGCTACTGACAAAGACAAAGGATCTAATGGAGAGGTTACATATTCTTTTTCACAAAGCAACGAAAAAGAAACTGTGGAAACATTTAATATTGATTCAGACACCGGGGATATAAAACTAAAAGGGGTTCTGGATTTTGAAAGATACAAACAATATGAACTAAACGTTGAGGCGGTAGATGAAGGCGGACAAACTGATACCAGTAAAGTGCTAGTTGATATTATCGATGTTAATGATAATTCACCAATCATCAATTTAATCTCGTTTTCTAACACAATCCCAGAAGATTCTCTTCCTGACACTCTTGTAGCGATGCTGAATATTAAAGACATAGACAGTGGAAAGAATGGACAAATGAAATGTTCAGTGAATTCAGATCTGCCATTTCGCATCAAAGCTACATCCTCTAATTTCTATAGTTTAGTCACAGACCGTATTTTAGATCgtgaaatgttttctgaatACAATATAACGATCACAGCTACAGATGAAGGATCTCCATCtttatctacaaataaaacactgaggcTTAAAATATCGGATGTGAACGACAACGCCCCTGTTTTCCAGCGTCACTCATACACCGCTTATGTGATGGAAAATAATTCACCTGGAGTTTCTATATTTTCAGTAACAGCTACAGACAGAGACTCTGCTAATAATGCGcgcatttcttattttttagaaaaatattcaATTAAGACTTGA
- the LOC124392415 gene encoding protocadherin gamma-A11-like → MDFTYSLDSRGGFAGRFSTWLKMVGFAYVITVAHCQIRYSIPEEMNKGSLVGNIAQDLGLDVKRLKSGRARIFTEDSREYIGLNVDKGTLIVRERIDREELCAQVSPCSLHFQIILDNPMEMHRVDVEILDVNDNAPAFGRKEMSIEIAESVAPGARFSLQRAHDPDVGVNTLQKYTLNPSDHFSLKELSRSDGTKHFEMVLNTSLDREIQEEHHLILTAFDGGNPQKSGTVKIKVTVLDANDNSPVFSQPIYRVSLSENTAKDSLVVTVSATDMDKGFNGEVAYTFSESTSIDAIEIFYIESDTGKIKLKGALDYEKSKQYELDVDAMDKGGLTDTSKVLVEVTDANDNSPVISIISFSNVIPEDFAFDSVVAMLNIKDADSGRNGQIKCSVNSDLPFRIKATSSNFYSLVTDRSLDRELLSEYNITITATDEGSPSLSTNKTLRLKISDVNDNAPVFQRHSYTAYVMENNSPGVSIFSVTATDRDSANNARISYFLEDLSVNGVSASSYISVNAESGEILAIRSFDFEQTKEFNIRVKAQDGGNPPLSSNVSVKMIIQDQNDNAPQILYPVQTGGSVVAEMVPRSADVGYLVTKVVAVDVDSGQNAWLSYKLHKATDRALFEVGLQNGEIRTVRQVTDKDAVKQKLTVVVEDNGQPSRSATVNVNVVVADTFPEVLSEFTDFTHDKEYNENLTLYLVLALAVVSFLFIVSIIAIVSVKCYRWRSERMFYKSGANLPVIPYYPPLYADVGGTGTLQHMYNYDAYRTTDSRKSDLKYTRPPTESIISLDSSGTQTIMCAQREKVGDQFEQVRALL, encoded by the coding sequence ATGGATTTTACTTATTCGCTCGATTCCAGAGGAGGCTTTGCTGGTCGCTTTTCGACGTGGCTAAAAATGGTTGGCTTTGCTTATGTCATAACCGTTGCGCATTGCCAGATCCGTTATTCTATTCCCGAGGAGATGAACAAGGGATCACTGGTGGGAAATATTGCTCAGGATCTCGGGTTGGATGTAAAGAGACTGAAATCTGGCAGAGCTCGGATCTTTACGGAGGACAGTCGTGAGTACATCGGTCTGAATGTGGACAAAGGCACtctgatagtgagagagaggatagatAGAGAGGAGCTGTGCGCTCAAGTGTCTCCATGctctttacattttcagatcaTTCTAGATAATCCAATGGAGATGCATCGAGTTGATGTCGAAATACTTGACGTCAATGATAATGCACCTGCATTCGGTAGAAAAGAAATGAGCATCGAAATAGCGGAATCTGTTGCCCCAGGCGCACGTTTTTCTTTACAAAGGGCGCATGATCCGGATGTTGGTGTAAACACATTGCAGAAATACACACTTAATCCATCGGATCATTTCAGTTTAAAAGAATTATCTCGTAGTGACGgtacaaaacattttgagatGGTTTTAAACACATCTTTAGACAGAGAGATTCAGGAAGAACAtcatttaattttgacagcattTGATGGTGGAAATCCTCAGAAATCTGGAACAGTTAAGATAAAAGTTACTGTTCTTGATGCAAATGATAATTCTCCTGTTTTCAGTCAGCCAATATACCGAGTGTCTTTGTCAGAAAATACTGCAAAAGATAGTTTAGTAGTGACAGTCAGTGCTACTGACATGGACAAAGGATTTAATGGAGAAGTTGCATATACATTTTCAGAAAGCACCAGTATAGATGCCattgaaatattttacattgagTCAGACACTGGGAAAATAAAACTTAAGGGTGCTTTAGATTATGAAAAATCCAAACAGTATGAATTAGATGTCGATGCAATGGACAAGGGCGGATTAACTGATACCAGTAAAGTGCTAGTTGAAGTCACAGATGCGAATGACAATTCCCCTGTTATTAGTATAATCTCATTTTCCAACGTGATTCCTGAAGATTTTGCTTTTGATTCGGTTGTAGCGATGCTGAATATTAAAGACGCAGACTCCGGGAGAAacggacaaataaaatgttcagtGAATTCAGATCTGCCATTTCGCATCAAAGCCACATCATCTAATTTCTATAGTTTAGTCACAGACCGTAGTTTAGATCGTGAACTTCTTTCTGAATACAATATAACGATCACAGCTACAGATGAAGGATCTCCATCtttatctacaaataaaacactgaggcTTAAAATATCGGATGTGAACGACAACGCCCCTGTTTTCCAGCGTCACTCATACACCGCTTATGTGATGGAAAATAATTCACCTGGAGTTTCTATATTTTCAGTAACAGCTACAGACAGAGACTCTGCTAATAATGCGCGCATTTCCTATTTTTTAGAAGATCTTTCTGTCAACGGAGTTTCTGCTTCGTCTTATATTTCTGTTAACGCAGAGAGCGGGGAGATTCTTGCTATTCGATCTTTTGATTTCGAGCAAACAAAAGAGTTCAACATTCGCGTAAAAGCGCAGGACGGAGGAAACCCGCCGCTCAGTAGCAACGTGAGTGTGAAAATGATTATTCAGGACCAGAATGACAACGCGCCTCAGATTCTGTATCCAGTACAAACTGGTGGCTCTGTGGTGGCTGAAATGGTGCCTCGTTCAGCAGATGTGGGATATCTGGTCACTAAAGTGGTGGCTGTGGATGTGGACTCTGGACAGAATGCCTGGCTCTCATATAAACTACACAAAGCGACAGACAGGGCGCTGTTTGAAGTGGGCTTACAGAATGGAGAAATCAGAACTGTGCGCCAAGTCACTGATAAAGATGCTGTGAAACAGAAGCTCACTGTTGTAGTGGAGGACAACGGACAGCCTTCTCGTTCAGCTACAGTCAATGTTAACGTGGTGGTGGCGGACACTTTCCCTGAAGTGCTCTCCGAGTTCACTGACTTTACGCACGACAAGGAATATAACGAGAACCTGACTTTATATCTAGTCCTGGCCTTGGCTGTagtttcatttctcttcatcgTGTCCATCATAGCTATAGTGTCAGTGAAATGCTACAGATGGAGAAGTGAGCGGATGTTTTATAAATCCGGTGCCAATCTGCCCGTTATTCCTTATTATCCACCTCTTTACGCAGATGTCGGAGGAACAGGAACTTTACAGCATATGTACAATTATGACGCTTACAGAACCACTGACTCTAGAAAGAGTGATCTGAAATACACCAGACCTCCTACTGAGAGCATCATTAGTCTGGACAGCAGTGGAACACAGACAATTATGTGCGCGCAAAGGGAGAAAGTTGGTGATCAGTTCGAGCAGGTGAGAGCTCTATTATAG